The following DNA comes from Sphingorhabdus sp. M41.
GATCGCAGCATAGCCAGCGAAGCGCAGGGCACCGGGAATCACTGAAGGAGAATCCGTTCGCCCTGAGCCTGTCGAAGGGCTCTTCCCGGCAAGAGGTGCTTCGACAAGCTCAGCACGAACGGGTTTGTAAACGCTCACGACACCAGGTGCCCCAACCCCAGCCGCATCGCGATCCCGACCAGCAGCAAGGCCAGCACCCCCCGAATTATCCAGCGGATCGCCGCCTTCCACGCGCTCGCCTTGGCGTCGCGCCAGGCGCGGAGCAGTTCGCGCAGCTCGTCAATATCGTCCTGCGCCGTCGGATCGGCCAGCCCGAGCCGGTCGAGCACCCGCACCGCGCCGCTGTCCGTCGCCTCCTCGACAATCGCCCGCAATGTCACCAGATCAGCCCCATCGCCTTCCGCCTGCGCCATCAGGCGGGCAAGCATTTCGTCGTTTTGCATTTTTTTTAAAACTCCGTTTTAACCTCAGGCGCCGGGCGGGCGCATCCGCGCCCTTGGCTATCCTCGCTACGCTGCGGGCGCGCGGTCGCGCTTGCCTCCGCTTCGCGTCGGTTTGAACCTAACCAACAGTTGGATTGCCGAACCGACGCGAAGCGGAGGCAAGGCCGACCGGCCGCCGCGCCTTATGGCGCGAAAGCCAAGGGCGCGGATGCGCCCGCCCGGCGCCTGAGGTTCAATAAAAAACCCGCGCAGCGAACTGCCGCGAGACAAAATAGCGCTACACCCCCAGCATCGCCCGTTTCTCTTCCGGCGACAGAAAATCCGCCTCGCACACCTGTTTCCACAGCCGCTCGCGATCTTCGGACAGCGCCGGGATCTGGTCGCGGTCCACCGCCAGCGCAACTTCCGGCCACCACGCACCCAGCGCACCCGACAAGCCATCCAATATCTTCCCCGCCAGCGGCAGGATCATCAGCCGCCACAGCGCCCGGTTGGCCTCGCGATAATTGGCGTAACTATTGTCGCCGGGCAGTCCAAGCAGCATCGGCGGCACGCCAAAGGCCAGCGCAATCTCCCGCGCCGCCGCCTCTTTCAACGCGACAAAATCCATATCCGCCGGGGTCATGCTCATCGACTGCCATTTCAGGCCACCTTCGAGCAGCATCGGCCGACCGGCATTGCCCGCCCCCGCAAAACTTGCATCCATTTCGGCCTTCAGCCGGTCGAACTGCTCCCCGGTCAGCGCCGATCCATCCGCGCCCGGATCATAGACCAGAGCGCCCGAAGGCCGCGCCGCATTGTCCAGGATCGCCTTGTTCCATTTCGCCGCCGCATTGTGGACCGCGACCGCTTTCGCCGCCGCGCCGAGACAACCGAGACCATAATGATCATCGGTCGGGTGAAAGCCCTTGAGATGCACAATCGCCGGTCGCCCCGTCGCATCCTGCGCCGCAAAGCGCGTGCGATGCTCACCGGCGCGGTAATTATAGGCCACCGGCCAGCCCTTGGCATCCGGCTCGACGGTTATGCGGTCCGGACGAAGCGCGTAGAGCTCCGCCGGCTGATCCTCGTCCCCGAGAATGACCTGCACATAGGCATTGCCATGGAGCAGCAGATGCGCCGCAATGGTCTCCAGCAGTGACTGGCTCGCGCCCGGTCCACCGACCAGGGCCGCAACCTTTTCATCCACCGGCAGCAGCGGCGCACCACCAACTCCCTCGGCAACAATCCGCACCGCGCGCTGGGCAATGGCATTCTCGACATAGGCCTCGCGCACCCTTCCTTCATAAGAAAAAGGCGCGTCCCCCGAAAGAGCCGCGCCACCATAAGTGCCGATATAGGACCGCCCCAAAGGCGGCCGCGCTGGTCCACCCCCGCCCTTGAAGGCGAGCGCGATATTTTCCCAGAATGTCATGTTTGTTCCTTGGTTTTGTAAAATATGCTCCGCACCTGATGCGGAGCCCTCTCGGCGTTCAGTTCCCAACCTCTAGAGCTCCGCATCAAGTGCGGAGCACATAAATCTCTACCGAACCCGTGGCTCCCGCGCCTTGCCCAGCATCAGTTCCGTCAACGCCCAGACCAAAGCATCCGCCCGATCCGGCGACCGCCCCGGCCCTTCATAGCCGCCGCCGACCAGCAGCCCGCACATCTCGTCTTCCAGTTGCGGGAACGCACCGGCATGATGGACGCGGCCATTTTCATAGAGCGCCGCCACCGGTTCCGCCCGCGCGACCTTGCCGCGCGAAGCGTGGACCAGCTTCACCGGCAGCGAAATCTTCGCCGCCTGCAGCACCGATTTAACCATCGCCCCGCCTTGATTGGCTTCGGCAATGACGCGGTCGGCATCATAGCGGTCCGCCGCATCAGCCACCTTGCGTGCCCATGTTTCGGGGCTGGCCTTTTCCACGCTGCAATCGGCCAGCACATAAGCTTTACCATCCGCGCCCAGTCCGGCGACAATGATCCCGCAAGCGTCTCCATTTTTCGATGCCGGCGGGTCGACGCCGATTACGATGCGGGCAAAACCAATCTCCCGTTCGTCTCGAGCGCAGTCGAGAGACCGGTTCGCGCTATCCAAAGTGTCTCGACTTCGCTCGACACGAACGGCATCGCGGCCAACCCGGCACTCCTCAATCATCGCCCTTGTCCACAGCGCGCCCTCGACATCCTCGATCAGCTCGCCATCCAGCTCCTGTCGCCCCAGCCTTGTGCCGCCATAATCCGCCGTCATCGCGGTGAGAAAAGCCACCGGCAAATGCAGATCATTATCCAGAGTCCGGCCTGACGTGATCGCCACCTCTCCACTCACCAACGCCCGCACCAGCGGCACCGGCCGCGGCGTTGTGGTCGCCACCAGTTGCGGCCGGTACCCAAGACGCAAACCCATTTTCAGATTGTCCCAGGCCGCTTCCGCCTGTCCGGCATTGTTCATCCATTTGGCAATCTCGTCGCACCAGCCGTGGCTGTGCTGCGGTCCGCGCAGGCCCTCCGGCTCGGCGGCGGAATAGAGATGCGCCTGCGCGCCATTATCCCAGGTTAGCCGCTTCAGCGACGGTTCCCAGACCGGCCGCTGCTTGGGTGGCGCGATCGATAGCAGACCGCTTTCCCCTTCGACCATCACCGTGCGGGTTTCGGCATAATTGGCCCCGACCAGCGCGAAGCGGGCGCTGCCATCGCCTTCGGCAATGTGGCGCACCCATTCCGCCCCGGCCCGGGTCTTGCCAAAGCCGCGCCCGGCCATGATCAGCCAGACCGACCAGTCCCCTTCGGGCGGCCTCTGTCCGGGTCGCGCCCAGAAATGCCAGCGGTAGAATAATTGCTCCTGTTCCTGCCGGCTCAGCGAAGAAAAAAATATGTTGCGCTCCCGCGCGGTCCATTGGGCAAATAGCTCCGCCTCGGAGATATCATTCATCATTGTCGGACGTCGGCTGCTTTCCCTCTCCTTCGGCCAGCGCCCGCCGGCGCAGCAGCTTCATCCGCATGTCTCCCAGTTTGCGGTCCAGATCGATGCGCACCTGCTCGGGATTGATATCATCCTCGATCGCGCGGGCCAGCGCCACCATCTGCTTGTGCGCCAGCAATAATTTGACGCCGATACCGTCATTATATTGTCTTACCGTCGCCACTTGCTTGCCCTCATGGAACACAGGTTTGTCGACGCCATTGCGGGCGCGGTCGAGCAGATCCATTTCAAGCAGCTCATAGCCGGCGGCGAGCGAACGCATCCATTGCCGGAAAAACTCCGGATCCCGCTCACGCCAGCTATAAACAGTCGACACCGCAACACCGGCAGCCTTCGCCGAATTCGCCACATGCGAGCTTATCGCAAGCTCTTTCAGGAACTTCAGCTTGCGCCTGTTGTCATAACATCCCCTGACTTCTGATTTTGGCATAATATACTCCGCACCGGATCGACGCGAACCGTCCGACCACAAAAAAGGGCCTTCCGGTCAGAACGGCCCCGCCTGTCCGGTGGGGTCATTCAGAGCCGGTCGGCCCGAATCACAATTTCGCGATGTTCCTGATATGTACCTAAACAGCGTGACGATGTCAAGCTATTTTAACCTGTTTGGTAAATTACTCCCCGAGATCCATGGTCGGAATGACCTGTTCGCCGATATAATCCGCCGCCATATCCGCCAGTTCCCGGCCAAGATGCCAGTCGAGTATCTGCATGTCGGCGATGATCGGCGGATTCACCAATATATCCTGCTCGCCGAGCATTTCCTTCGATGCCATCCGGCTGGCGACCACCATCGAACGCGACATGATCTCGACAATCGACGGGAATTCCACAGCTCGCTTGCGGCGCAGTATCACGTCGCGCAGCAGGCTCCAGCGCCCGCGGATATCATCATAAAGAGCATCGGTGCGCCAGACCTCGTTCGGGTCACCCAGAGACACCACGATATTCGGCCCGGCCTTGAGCCCGTGCATCACCTTGACCGGGACATTGTCGAGCACGCCGCCATCGACCAGAATATTGCCGTCACTATCGATAAATGGTGGCAATATGGTCGGCAGGGAACCCGAAGCCCGGACACATTCCCACAACGGCCCCCGCCGGTGGACATGCAGACCGTTGGTCGAGAGATTGGTCGAGACGCCGAAGAAATTGATCGGCTGGTCGGCAATATCCCTGGTGCCGTAACGGGTTCTCAGTTCGCTGTCGAACACCGTCGGATCGAGCAGCGAGTAGATCGGCAGGGTCAGCCGCTTCATCGCCTTGGCATGGATGAACATCGCCTCCATCTGGTCGAGCGTTTCGTCGACCGACATGCCGCGCGCAATCGCTCCGCCCATCGCCGCGCCAGCACTGGCACCGCCGATAAAGTCGATCGGAATCTCGGCCTGCTGCAGTGCCTTGATCACGCCGAGATGGGCACAGCCCAGGGCGCCACCACCGGCCAGCACCACGCCAACTGCCCTGCCGGTCAGGAACCGGGCGACCTTGGTAAAATCCGCATCATTGTCGAGCGCGACATGATGGTGCAGCTTGGGAGCGCGCGGATCAATCCAGTCACCACTGTGGCTGATCGTCTTGCCGCCGTTCGAACGGAGCAGCAGCAACGTGCGTTGCGGTTCCGCAATCCAGCGCATCGCCGATATTTCCATCGCATTGGGCTCGGGATCCGCCCGGCCGGACCGCCCCACCATCACCAGCGCATCGGCATTGCGGCAGACCATCTGACCCCAGTCGTCCGAGCCACTACCGTCGATCAGCACATAGGCACCCTTGGCTTCCTGATCCGCGAGCCATGACTGATATTCATGAGCATCCGCTGCCTCGCTCGTCGCCCGGTCGATCGGCACCACCGGTGTTTCCGCCCGGACCACGGCTTCAAAGGCGCCCGCCAGCCGCGCCAGAAAACCGTCGGGCAATTTGCTGTTTCCGGCTGGCAATAAGGCAATTACACGAGGGTTTTTTGATAAGATGGAAGATGTCCGTGCCGTCGCCACTGCCAGCCGTTCTGAAACCAGCTTGAGCATGGCCACGTTCAGCTGGGGATGGCGCAGAGCAATCTCGTCAAAGGCCTGCCGCGATACGTCCAGCACCGAAGAATCGCGCATGGCGATGACATCGGCGGTGCGCTTGCCGCCAGCAAAAAAGGCCAGCTCACCCACCGCTTCGCCGGTTTCGATATGCGCGACAATCCGCTTCTTGTTGACCACCACCCGGAACCGGCCGGATTCGACAAAATAGAGCGCATCGGCGTCTTCACCCTGACGCACCAGCGCTTCGCCGCCGGCAATTCGCCGCATCTCCGAGACCGATTGCAAAGCCTCCAGAGCCTCTGGCGCCACCCCGTCAAAAAGAGCGTGTCGGCTCAGGTCCGGCTTTTCAGTTGGTTCAGCCACGCAAAACTCCCCCCGTTGGTGCGACCCATCAGAGAAACGTATCCAGTCTTATTTCACCATAATCAAGCCTGCGCCTGATCCATCTGGCACATCAAGCCGCGACTGGGTGCAACCTCATTGGCGAGCATCGCGAGATAGGCAGATTGCAGAGCCTCCGGTCCCGCAATATCCTCGATCGTCAGATAGGCGCTCGCCCCTTTGACGAATGCAGAAAATTGCTCATCGACCCGCGCCCGAAACGCCGCCGGACCGATTTCCTTCATCAGGCTCTCGGCTGCGGTAGGCGCAAAGAAAAGCTCGGCTTTCGGCCCCGGCAGATCACTGGCACCCCCGCGTTCTTCGACATGGGTCGCGCCAACCAGCGAACTATATTTCAGATTGTCGCCCCAGTGCGCATGGATAGCGGCGAGCAACTGACCGTTACCGGCAAAGTCGACCGACACGGTCGGCGTACCCGCATCGGCGGCCGAGAGATCATCATAGGTCAGAACCTCGTCATAAAGCCCCGATTTCTCGACAAAAGCCTTGTTCCCCGTCGAGGTCAGGCCAATGCGCCTGATCGTCGGACTCAGGTTTTTCGCAACCATGGCCAGACCCAGTGAGGTTTTCGAAGACGCACTGGTCATCAGCAATGCCTCTGCCCCGAACCAGTCGTTCGACCGCATGAAATGTTCGATCAGGAAGCTGGTGGTGAACAAAGGCTGGAAGATCGCGCGCTCCGCTTCAAGCGGACTCTCGTCCGTTCCCAGCCGGTGATATTGATTATAGATGATCGCCAGTCCCTGCCGGTGCGCCGCGCCGTCGATGAAGCCGCCATCCTGGACATTGGCTGGCGTCACCAGCAAATGGCTCGCCATCGGCAAATAGCCGTAAACCCGTTCACCCACGGCAATATCGGCATTTTCCGAAGCGACGACCTTGGCAAAGCCCCAGACCGGAACAATGCCCCATTGGTCATCGCCGGTAGGAAAGAAATTCCAGTAGCCAAAGCCGTCACCGACCACGGCATAAGTGATATTATTCGCCGTCAGCGCATATTTTTCAACGGCGAGCAAAATCTGGCCATCTGCCAGAACCGGTGCCTCGCTGTCGTGCCATTGCGTTTGCGCCAGATCATTTTTCTTCACCCACAGGCTTTGCATCTTTCAGACTCCATCCGATTTTCCGGTTTCAGGCCAGCATAAGGGCTCGCGGCCATTTGGCAAAAGCATTTGCCAAAAACCGCCCGCCTGCTAATCCTGCCCCCGATTATGGAATTTGCGCGTCCACGCGCCATCGGGGAGAATTTTTGTGAGTGCAGCACCGGCTTTGATTGATCAAGTGACCGCGGTGTCGGATTTAATCTGGCTCGGAATGTGGAACGACCAGCCGGTCTTGCCGGTAATGGGCCAGCCCATTCCTCCGATGGTCATCATCCTTCTCGGTGCCGGGCTATATTTCATGATCGGCCTGAAGGGCTATCCGCTGCGCAACCTGTTCCCCGCCATGGCCGGCTTGTTCAAGAAGTCCAAGGTCCCGGGCGCCGGTGAGATATCTCCCTTTGCAGCCCTGTCCACAGCGCTCTCCGGTCAGGTCGGCACAGGCAATCTGGCCGGCGTCGCCACAGCCATCACGCTGGGTGGGCCAGGAGCGATCTTCTGGATGTGGATCACGGCCCTGTTCGGCATGGCACTGGCTTTTGCCGAAGGTTCGCTGGCGGTACGGTTCCGCTCGCAGGCAGCGGACGGCACCTATCGCGGTGGCCCGATGACCTATATCACTCTTGGCCTTGGTCCGAAATGGATCTGGCTGGCGGTTCTGTTCTGCCTCGGCGCCCTGTTTTCGGCTCTGGTAACCGGCAACGGAATTCAGGCGCAAAGCCTGGGGACATCAGCCAACCAGCTATTTGGCGTAGAACCATGGGTCGGCGGCGTCGTCGCGGCGGTTGCTGTTTTCACCGTCATCATCGGCGGCGTAAAGTCGATTGGCCGGGTAGCAGAAACCATCGTCCCGTGGATGGCCGGCGCTTATTTGCTGATGGCACTGATTGCCATCATATTGAACATTGGTGACATGCCCGAAACATTTTCGCGCATTTTTGCTGGTGCCTTCGGCTATGACGCAGCGTCTGGCGGCTTTCTTGGCGCGATGATCATGATCGCGATCCGCTCCGGTGTCGCGCGCGGCCTGTTCTCCAACGAAGCCGGTCAGGGTTCGACCCCGATTGCCCATGCCGTCGCGCAAACCAATGATCCTGCCGCCCAAGGCCGCTTCGCGATGATGGGTACATTCATCGATACCATCGTCATCTGCACGATGACGGCTCTGGTCATGCTCACGGTCGAAGGAAGCTTTGTCCACACGCTTGAAAATGGCACGACGGAAATTGTCAAACATGCGTGGCAGTCGGATCTGAACGGTTTTGAAATGACCTCGGGCGCGTTCGCCGCGGCTTTCTCACCCGAATTGCTGGGCGTTCCCATCGGCACGCTCATCGCCTCGATCGCGCTGATCCTGTTCGTCTTCACAACCTTGCTCACCTGGAGCTATTATGGCGAACGGGCGATCACCTATCTCTATGATCTGGTGCCCGGTTCGTCGCTGCAGGGCGAGAAAGTCCTGCACGTCCTGTGGCGGATTCTCTGGTGCATCGTCATCTATTTCGGTTCCTTTGCGGATCTCGAAACCGTCTGGCGTCTGGGCGACATTTCCAACGCAGTCATGACTCTCCCCAATATCGTTGCTCTGCTGGCGCTGTCCGGTGTGGTCTTCGCGCTGGCAAAAGGCGATCGCGCCGCCGGCACCGACCATGGCCGCGAGACTCCGAAGGAATTGCTGGAAGAGATCACCGGCGCACCCGGTCACTAGATGGTGGGTTTTTGGCGCGACGGCGAATTGGCTGTGCTTCACTTCGCTCGATATCATCTCCAACAAACCGAGCGAAGCGAGGCAAGCGCGACCGCGCGCCCGAGCTTATGCGAGGGAAGCCAAGGGCGCGGATGCGCCCACCCGGCGACTGAGGTCTAAAAAAATGCTCAAACGCCTATACGAATGGATGCTCGACAAGGCCGCGCATCGGCAGGCCCCGAAATGGCTGGCCGGAATCAGCTTTGCCGAATCCAGCTTCTTCCCGATCCCGCCCGATGTCATGCTGGCCCCCATGTGTCTGGCAAAACCCGAGCGCGCCTATTGGTACGCGCTGGTCTGCACCGTCGCCTCGGTTCTCGGCGCACTGCTCGGCTATGCCATCGGCTATTTTGTCTTTGAGACCGTCGGCATGCCGATCCTCGAATTTTACGGTGTCACCGAAAAATTCGATATTTTTGCTCAGAATTTCAACGAACAGGGCTGGGTCGTCGTCCTGCTGGCCGGCTTCACGCCACTGCCGTTCAAGGTGATCACCATCGCTGCCGGCAGCACCGCCATGCCGCTCCATATCCTGATCGGCGCCGCCATTATCGCCCGTTCTGCTCGCTTCTTTCTGGTCGCTGCCCTGCTCCGCTATTTCGGACCGCCGATGAAGGACTGGATCGACAAGAATTTCGCTCTCGCCACCACTGTCGTCGGCATCCTCTTCGTCGGCGGCTTTGCCGCCGTCAGCTGGTTCCTGTGACAAGGAACAAAAGCTTTCAGCGGAACAGCTTTTTTTCAGTAGCCCAGCCGCTGATCATTTTCTAAGGCTGGATGATGAGCACAAGACAGGTTTCCGACAGCAACGATCCCGTGATCGAAAATATCGACCAGTTGATCGAACCCATGGTCCAGGGCGAAAAGCCGAAGGACCGCTGGCGGATCGGCACCGAGCACGAGAAATTCGTCTATTCCACCACCGACCATCATGCCCCCAGCTATGATGAACCCGGCGGCATCAGGGACCTGTTGCTGGCGATGCAGGAATTTGGCTGGAAGCCGGTCGAAGAAGGCGGCAAGGTCATCGCCATGTCCGGCAGTGACGGCGCGATCAGCCTGGAACCCGCAGGCCAGCTGGAACTCTCCGGTGCGCCACTGGAAAACCTGCACGAGACCTGCAACGAAACCGGTCGCCATTTGCAGCAGGTGAAGGCGATTGGCGAGAAGACCGGTACAGGTTTCCTCGGCATGGGCATGTGGCCGGACAAGACCCGCGCCGAATTGCCGATCATGCCCAAGGGCCGCTACCAGATCATGCTCAATCACATGCCGCGCGTCGGCAATCTCGGCCTCGACATGATGCTGCGCACCTGCACCATCCAGGTCAATCTCGACTATGGTAGCGAAGCCGACATGGCGCAGAAATTCCGCGTCGGTCTCGCGCTGCAGCCGCTGGCCACCGCGCTGTTCGCCAATTCGCCCTTCACCGAGGGCAAGCCCAACGGCTACCAGAGCTTCCGCAGCCATATCTGGTCGGACACCGACCCGCACCGCACCGGCATGCTGCCCTTCGTGTTCGAAGAGGGTTTCGGCTACGAACGCTATGCCGAATATATGCTCGACGTACCGATGTATTTCGTCTTCCGCGACGGCAAATATATCGACGCCGCCGGCCTCAGCTTCCGCGATTTTCTCAAACGCAATCTCTCGGTTCTGCCCGGCGAGAAACCGACCATGTCCGACTGGACCGACCATCTTTCCACCGCCTTCCCGGAAGTGCGCCTGAAAAGCTTCCTCGAGATGCGCGGCGCCGATGGCGGCCCCTGGAACCGGATCTGCGCCCTGCCAGCCTTCTGGGTCGGCCTGCTCTACGACCAGACCGCGCTCGACGCCGCCTGGGACAGGGTCAAGGGCTGGAGCATGGAAGAGCGCGAGGCGCTGCGCAACGCCGTACCCAAGCTCGGACTCGATACGCCGATCCCCAATGGTCAGACGTTGAAGGACCTGGCCAAAGAAATCCTCGACATATCATCGGCTGGCCTGACCGCGCGCAACCGCCTGAACACCAGCGGCGACAATGAAAGCGGCTTTCTCGATCCGCTGCGCGAAGTGGTCGCCAAAGGCAAATCACCGGCGGCGCAACTGCTCGAGCGCTATCACGGCGAATGGAACGGCGATGTCAGCCGGGTCTATGAC
Coding sequences within:
- a CDS encoding DUF6127 family protein — encoded protein: MQNDEMLARLMAQAEGDGADLVTLRAIVEEATDSGAVRVLDRLGLADPTAQDDIDELRELLRAWRDAKASAWKAAIRWIIRGVLALLLVGIAMRLGLGHLVS
- a CDS encoding phage portal protein, which codes for MTFWENIALAFKGGGGPARPPLGRSYIGTYGGAALSGDAPFSYEGRVREAYVENAIAQRAVRIVAEGVGGAPLLPVDEKVAALVGGPGASQSLLETIAAHLLLHGNAYVQVILGDEDQPAELYALRPDRITVEPDAKGWPVAYNYRAGEHRTRFAAQDATGRPAIVHLKGFHPTDDHYGLGCLGAAAKAVAVHNAAAKWNKAILDNAARPSGALVYDPGADGSALTGEQFDRLKAEMDASFAGAGNAGRPMLLEGGLKWQSMSMTPADMDFVALKEAAAREIALAFGVPPMLLGLPGDNSYANYREANRALWRLMILPLAGKILDGLSGALGAWWPEVALAVDRDQIPALSEDRERLWKQVCEADFLSPEEKRAMLGV
- a CDS encoding DNA-packaging protein, translated to MNDISEAELFAQWTARERNIFFSSLSRQEQEQLFYRWHFWARPGQRPPEGDWSVWLIMAGRGFGKTRAGAEWVRHIAEGDGSARFALVGANYAETRTVMVEGESGLLSIAPPKQRPVWEPSLKRLTWDNGAQAHLYSAAEPEGLRGPQHSHGWCDEIAKWMNNAGQAEAAWDNLKMGLRLGYRPQLVATTTPRPVPLVRALVSGEVAITSGRTLDNDLHLPVAFLTAMTADYGGTRLGRQELDGELIEDVEGALWTRAMIEECRVGRDAVRVERSRDTLDSANRSLDCARDEREIGFARIVIGVDPPASKNGDACGIIVAGLGADGKAYVLADCSVEKASPETWARKVADAADRYDADRVIAEANQGGAMVKSVLQAAKISLPVKLVHASRGKVARAEPVAALYENGRVHHAGAFPQLEDEMCGLLVGGGYEGPGRSPDRADALVWALTELMLGKAREPRVR
- a CDS encoding patatin-like phospholipase family protein, which translates into the protein MAEPTEKPDLSRHALFDGVAPEALEALQSVSEMRRIAGGEALVRQGEDADALYFVESGRFRVVVNKKRIVAHIETGEAVGELAFFAGGKRTADVIAMRDSSVLDVSRQAFDEIALRHPQLNVAMLKLVSERLAVATARTSSILSKNPRVIALLPAGNSKLPDGFLARLAGAFEAVVRAETPVVPIDRATSEAADAHEYQSWLADQEAKGAYVLIDGSGSDDWGQMVCRNADALVMVGRSGRADPEPNAMEISAMRWIAEPQRTLLLLRSNGGKTISHSGDWIDPRAPKLHHHVALDNDADFTKVARFLTGRAVGVVLAGGGALGCAHLGVIKALQQAEIPIDFIGGASAGAAMGGAIARGMSVDETLDQMEAMFIHAKAMKRLTLPIYSLLDPTVFDSELRTRYGTRDIADQPINFFGVSTNLSTNGLHVHRRGPLWECVRASGSLPTILPPFIDSDGNILVDGGVLDNVPVKVMHGLKAGPNIVVSLGDPNEVWRTDALYDDIRGRWSLLRDVILRRKRAVEFPSIVEIMSRSMVVASRMASKEMLGEQDILVNPPIIADMQILDWHLGRELADMAADYIGEQVIPTMDLGE
- a CDS encoding DUF2855 family protein codes for the protein MQSLWVKKNDLAQTQWHDSEAPVLADGQILLAVEKYALTANNITYAVVGDGFGYWNFFPTGDDQWGIVPVWGFAKVVASENADIAVGERVYGYLPMASHLLVTPANVQDGGFIDGAAHRQGLAIIYNQYHRLGTDESPLEAERAIFQPLFTTSFLIEHFMRSNDWFGAEALLMTSASSKTSLGLAMVAKNLSPTIRRIGLTSTGNKAFVEKSGLYDEVLTYDDLSAADAGTPTVSVDFAGNGQLLAAIHAHWGDNLKYSSLVGATHVEERGGASDLPGPKAELFFAPTAAESLMKEIGPAAFRARVDEQFSAFVKGASAYLTIEDIAGPEALQSAYLAMLANEVAPSRGLMCQMDQAQA
- a CDS encoding alanine/glycine:cation symporter family protein, which produces MSAAPALIDQVTAVSDLIWLGMWNDQPVLPVMGQPIPPMVIILLGAGLYFMIGLKGYPLRNLFPAMAGLFKKSKVPGAGEISPFAALSTALSGQVGTGNLAGVATAITLGGPGAIFWMWITALFGMALAFAEGSLAVRFRSQAADGTYRGGPMTYITLGLGPKWIWLAVLFCLGALFSALVTGNGIQAQSLGTSANQLFGVEPWVGGVVAAVAVFTVIIGGVKSIGRVAETIVPWMAGAYLLMALIAIILNIGDMPETFSRIFAGAFGYDAASGGFLGAMIMIAIRSGVARGLFSNEAGQGSTPIAHAVAQTNDPAAQGRFAMMGTFIDTIVICTMTALVMLTVEGSFVHTLENGTTEIVKHAWQSDLNGFEMTSGAFAAAFSPELLGVPIGTLIASIALILFVFTTLLTWSYYGERAITYLYDLVPGSSLQGEKVLHVLWRILWCIVIYFGSFADLETVWRLGDISNAVMTLPNIVALLALSGVVFALAKGDRAAGTDHGRETPKELLEEITGAPGH
- a CDS encoding YqaA family protein; translated protein: MLKRLYEWMLDKAAHRQAPKWLAGISFAESSFFPIPPDVMLAPMCLAKPERAYWYALVCTVASVLGALLGYAIGYFVFETVGMPILEFYGVTEKFDIFAQNFNEQGWVVVLLAGFTPLPFKVITIAAGSTAMPLHILIGAAIIARSARFFLVAALLRYFGPPMKDWIDKNFALATTVVGILFVGGFAAVSWFL
- a CDS encoding glutamate--cysteine ligase; its protein translation is MSTRQVSDSNDPVIENIDQLIEPMVQGEKPKDRWRIGTEHEKFVYSTTDHHAPSYDEPGGIRDLLLAMQEFGWKPVEEGGKVIAMSGSDGAISLEPAGQLELSGAPLENLHETCNETGRHLQQVKAIGEKTGTGFLGMGMWPDKTRAELPIMPKGRYQIMLNHMPRVGNLGLDMMLRTCTIQVNLDYGSEADMAQKFRVGLALQPLATALFANSPFTEGKPNGYQSFRSHIWSDTDPHRTGMLPFVFEEGFGYERYAEYMLDVPMYFVFRDGKYIDAAGLSFRDFLKRNLSVLPGEKPTMSDWTDHLSTAFPEVRLKSFLEMRGADGGPWNRICALPAFWVGLLYDQTALDAAWDRVKGWSMEEREALRNAVPKLGLDTPIPNGQTLKDLAKEILDISSAGLTARNRLNTSGDNESGFLDPLREVVAKGKSPAAQLLERYHGEWNGDVSRVYDEMSF